Proteins encoded in a region of the Psychromicrobium lacuslunae genome:
- a CDS encoding response regulator transcription factor, with protein sequence MAKILIVEDSPEINAAFRLALSQRGHSVEGVFLGAEGVAKAIGGNPPELVILDLMLPDIDGLQVCRLIRQSSQLPIIMMTARGDDVDVILGLEAGADDYVVKPVEPAILEARIRAVLRRGAVEKNENEPDVVLSHSLRIDRDALQVSKDGAELALSPTEIRLLLELSRYPGQVRSREQLLQAVWGVEYLLESRMVDASIQRLRSKIEDDPAHPQIVVTVRGFGYRFDQQK encoded by the coding sequence TTGGCAAAGATCTTGATCGTCGAGGACAGCCCCGAGATTAACGCTGCCTTCCGGCTGGCGCTTAGCCAGCGCGGTCACAGTGTGGAGGGAGTGTTCCTCGGCGCTGAAGGGGTGGCCAAGGCAATTGGCGGCAATCCGCCGGAGCTAGTCATCCTGGACCTGATGCTGCCAGATATCGATGGTTTGCAGGTCTGCCGGCTCATTCGGCAAAGCAGTCAGTTACCGATCATTATGATGACTGCACGGGGCGACGATGTTGATGTGATTCTCGGACTGGAAGCAGGTGCTGACGACTATGTGGTGAAACCGGTCGAGCCAGCGATTCTGGAGGCGAGAATCCGGGCGGTGCTGCGTCGTGGCGCGGTGGAAAAGAACGAGAATGAACCCGATGTGGTGCTCAGTCACTCGCTCAGGATTGACCGGGACGCCCTGCAGGTGAGCAAAGACGGCGCGGAACTCGCGCTCTCGCCAACCGAGATCCGGTTATTGCTGGAGCTGTCCCGCTACCCAGGGCAGGTGCGCAGCCGAGAACAGCTGCTTCAAGCGGTGTGGGGGGTCGAATATTTGCTGGAATCTAGGATGGTTGACGCCTCGATTCAAAGACTGCGGAGCAAGATCGAGGATGACCCGGCTCATCCGCAGATCGTGGTTACTGTCAGAGGGTTCGGATACCGCTTCGACCAGCAAAAATGA
- a CDS encoding LytR C-terminal domain-containing protein: MSGQSVSPTRSVLIFLSLSVLLAAGLAAAVGLGISNALPGRPTQSASCPTEPIASLQAAEVSVNVYNSTSTSGLAAKTAKQLKELGIKVLLIGNKPVPPVANRPQPQVVLSGSSVQLSSLATVQGFFPQAGVLLTASKSSAIDVYLIGTKPALAAGQQRVKLQCLRAAAD, from the coding sequence GTGAGCGGGCAGTCGGTATCGCCTACCCGGAGTGTGCTGATCTTCTTGAGCCTTTCGGTGCTCTTAGCAGCTGGCCTGGCCGCAGCCGTAGGTCTCGGGATTTCGAATGCCCTGCCCGGGCGTCCAACTCAGTCTGCATCCTGTCCGACGGAGCCGATAGCCAGTCTGCAGGCCGCCGAAGTTTCGGTGAATGTCTACAATTCAACCTCAACCTCGGGACTGGCGGCAAAAACCGCCAAACAGCTCAAGGAACTGGGCATTAAGGTGCTGCTGATCGGCAATAAACCGGTGCCGCCGGTCGCTAACCGTCCGCAACCCCAGGTAGTACTGTCGGGGTCATCAGTCCAGTTGAGCTCCCTCGCTACCGTGCAAGGCTTCTTCCCGCAGGCCGGAGTGTTGTTGACTGCCAGTAAGTCCTCAGCGATTGATGTCTATCTGATCGGCACAAAACCGGCGCTCGCCGCTGGGCAACAACGAGTCAAGCTGCAATGCCTTAGGGCGGCAGCTGACTAG
- a CDS encoding sensor histidine kinase, translating to MKKVKQLFGSLSFRLGVGFALIAAIAAGTVGAATTWSARANILEAEQNRLLDDFNAIYENLPSSWQRDSVAGKPQTDEQIFNQLLGLRGPTVLSLPALGLSHGMLPMSEIPESFRPPGLAGVVPSFARISEGGVSYYLVSMAKQVNIFESSGRPEAVPGSGRPTSAPASPSATPSDVGPEPGEATQNVMTVVLYAKYPLDKQDAQINSLTLNAGLLTLTVGLAAAFIGVLLSRQLLRPVLSLQKAVEDLGASGEAAEIKPSGVSELSGVINSFNDTSSRLHQSMTELEASEARAKRFVADVAHELRTPTAAMLATADVLDSPDTAPEDTAEAAKLTASASRRLAILIEDLLEISRLDAGQISLQRQRFDVAERLQLLITERGWLTLVSLESEGSSWIESDPRRFDVVIGNLVSNALNHGGGKARIILSALGDDCEIAVEDSGAGIPPDELPQLFDRFYKSDLSRHRGSTGLGLSLVKENLRVLGGSISVRSGSTGSTFTVTLPTSPGSSSTQL from the coding sequence ATGAAGAAAGTCAAGCAACTTTTTGGCAGCCTGAGTTTTCGGCTCGGCGTAGGCTTCGCGTTGATTGCCGCGATTGCAGCGGGTACCGTGGGGGCGGCCACCACCTGGTCGGCGCGGGCCAATATCTTAGAGGCCGAACAAAACCGGCTGCTCGATGACTTCAACGCCATCTATGAAAACCTGCCCAGTTCCTGGCAGCGGGACAGCGTGGCCGGCAAGCCGCAAACCGACGAACAGATTTTTAATCAGTTACTTGGTCTGAGAGGGCCGACGGTGCTGAGCTTGCCAGCGCTTGGACTTAGCCACGGCATGTTGCCAATGAGTGAAATTCCCGAGAGCTTCCGGCCACCCGGCCTCGCTGGAGTGGTACCTAGCTTCGCTCGAATCAGCGAAGGCGGAGTTTCCTACTACTTGGTTAGTATGGCGAAACAGGTGAACATTTTCGAAAGCTCCGGACGGCCCGAAGCCGTGCCTGGCAGTGGTAGACCGACCTCGGCACCCGCATCGCCTTCAGCCACCCCCTCTGATGTTGGCCCTGAACCCGGTGAGGCAACGCAGAACGTGATGACCGTGGTGCTTTACGCAAAGTATCCGCTGGACAAACAGGACGCCCAAATCAATTCACTCACCCTTAATGCCGGACTGCTCACCCTGACGGTGGGACTCGCAGCGGCTTTCATCGGGGTGTTGCTGTCGCGTCAGCTACTCCGACCGGTGCTGAGTTTGCAGAAAGCTGTCGAAGACCTTGGTGCTTCCGGGGAGGCGGCAGAAATCAAGCCGAGTGGGGTCAGCGAGCTGAGCGGAGTGATCAACAGTTTCAATGACACCTCTAGCCGACTGCATCAGAGCATGACGGAGTTGGAAGCCTCTGAGGCCCGAGCCAAAAGATTCGTTGCGGATGTCGCCCATGAACTACGCACTCCCACCGCGGCGATGTTGGCCACCGCCGATGTGCTGGATAGTCCGGATACCGCCCCGGAAGACACCGCGGAGGCGGCGAAACTCACCGCATCTGCTTCCCGTCGGCTCGCCATTTTGATCGAGGATTTGCTGGAAATCTCACGCCTTGACGCTGGGCAGATCTCGCTGCAAAGACAGCGCTTCGACGTTGCTGAACGGCTCCAGCTACTGATCACCGAACGTGGTTGGCTCACTCTGGTCAGTTTGGAATCCGAAGGATCATCATGGATCGAGAGTGATCCGAGGCGCTTCGATGTGGTGATCGGCAATCTGGTATCCAATGCGCTCAATCACGGCGGGGGAAAGGCTCGGATAATACTCAGCGCGCTGGGCGATGACTGCGAGATCGCGGTCGAGGATAGCGGCGCCGGGATTCCGCCGGATGAGTTGCCTCAGTTGTTTGATCGCTTCTATAAGTCCGATCTCTCTCGACATCGAGGTAGCACCGGGCTGGGACTGAGTCTGGTGAAGGAGAACCTACGGGTACTCGGCGGCAGTATCTCGGTGCGTAGCGGATCCACTGGCAGCACTTTTACTGTTACTCTGCCAACCTCTCCCGGATCGTCCTCCACTCAGCTGTAG
- a CDS encoding D-alanyl-D-alanine carboxypeptidase family protein has translation MRKTAGWKLLVTLSTVAALSACALSIDGLQAKSGSTSSPEFGFTVDWVPAAAGIMPLDAAQPLLNKPNQSPAPIASTAKVITALTVLQKFPLKAGENGQLIELDQADVQLYHQYQQMNGSVLPVYQGMQLSQRQMLEAMLLPSANNIADTLAIWAFGSLPAYRDAATEYTKSLGLSSTTVGSDASGYDPSTTSTARDLSLLAAAALKNPVLAAIVGEPSAVLPGYGPVENTNTLLGVDGVIGLKTGTSNEARGVFLFAANTVIRGKQLVVVGAVQGAGQAAKDAMAATKQLLDSIRELPGETPLSKAGGR, from the coding sequence ATGAGGAAAACAGCAGGATGGAAATTGCTGGTAACGCTGTCAACAGTTGCCGCACTTAGCGCCTGTGCGCTCAGCATCGACGGTCTACAGGCCAAGTCGGGTTCGACGAGCAGCCCGGAATTTGGTTTCACAGTGGACTGGGTGCCCGCGGCCGCGGGCATCATGCCGCTGGACGCTGCGCAGCCACTGCTGAACAAGCCGAACCAGTCACCGGCCCCGATTGCCAGCACAGCCAAGGTGATTACTGCACTTACCGTGCTACAGAAGTTTCCGCTAAAGGCCGGTGAAAACGGTCAGCTTATTGAGCTGGATCAGGCCGATGTGCAGCTCTATCACCAGTACCAGCAGATGAACGGCAGCGTGCTGCCGGTCTACCAAGGTATGCAGCTCAGCCAGCGGCAAATGCTCGAGGCAATGTTATTGCCCTCCGCCAATAATATTGCCGACACCTTGGCCATCTGGGCGTTCGGCTCATTGCCGGCCTACCGAGACGCCGCTACCGAGTACACCAAATCGCTAGGGCTTAGCTCGACCACGGTGGGCAGCGACGCCAGCGGTTACGACCCATCGACCACCAGCACGGCCCGTGATCTGAGCTTGCTCGCCGCCGCGGCATTAAAAAATCCCGTATTGGCCGCTATTGTCGGCGAACCCAGTGCCGTGCTGCCGGGATATGGACCGGTTGAAAACACTAATACCCTACTCGGCGTGGATGGTGTCATTGGTTTGAAAACTGGGACCAGTAACGAGGCTCGTGGGGTATTTCTGTTCGCCGCAAACACCGTTATTCGTGGGAAGCAGTTGGTGGTGGTCGGCGCGGTGCAAGGTGCCGGTCAGGCAGCTAAGGACGCGATGGCGGCGACAAAGCAACTGCTCGACTCAATCCGGGAACTACCGGGGGAAACTCCCTTGTCGAAGGCGGGCGGTCGGTGA